From Deferrisoma camini S3R1, the proteins below share one genomic window:
- a CDS encoding MBL fold metallo-hydrolase has translation MEFCALASGSRGNAVYVGAGGRGVLVDAGLPGREIERRLAAAGLEDRRIEAVVVTHEHRDHLAGVGVWCRRFRVPAWMTPACREAAEAVLGPGALRGVEVREFAPGESFEVAGLEVLAVPGCHDAADPVALRVSDGASALGLATDLGFVPQAVRHALEGCDGLYLESNHDEERLFNGPYPWFLKQRIRSRHGHLSNGDCARLVDEVLHPGLRAVVLGHLSETNNEPHLAYGCTREVLATRGARDDVLLLVARQDRPGRVVDLGRRGRG, from the coding sequence GTGGAGTTCTGCGCCCTCGCCAGCGGCAGCCGTGGCAACGCGGTGTACGTGGGGGCCGGCGGCCGGGGCGTGCTGGTGGACGCCGGCCTCCCGGGCCGGGAGATCGAGCGGCGCCTCGCCGCGGCCGGCCTGGAGGACCGGCGGATCGAGGCCGTGGTGGTCACCCACGAGCACCGGGATCACCTGGCGGGGGTGGGGGTGTGGTGCCGCCGGTTCCGGGTGCCCGCCTGGATGACCCCGGCCTGCCGAGAGGCTGCGGAGGCGGTGCTCGGGCCGGGGGCCCTGCGGGGGGTGGAGGTCCGGGAGTTCGCCCCGGGCGAGTCGTTCGAGGTGGCGGGGCTGGAGGTGCTGGCCGTGCCGGGGTGCCACGACGCGGCCGACCCCGTGGCCCTGCGGGTCTCGGACGGCGCCTCGGCCCTGGGGCTCGCCACGGACCTGGGGTTCGTGCCCCAGGCGGTGCGCCACGCCCTGGAGGGGTGCGACGGCCTGTACCTGGAGTCGAACCACGACGAGGAGCGGCTGTTCAACGGCCCCTACCCGTGGTTCCTGAAGCAGCGCATCCGGTCGCGCCACGGCCACCTGAGCAACGGCGACTGCGCCCGCCTGGTGGACGAGGTGCTCCACCCCGGCCTGCGGGCCGTGGTGCTGGGCCACCTGTCCGAGACGAACAACGAACCGCACCTGGCCTACGGATGCACCCGCGAGGTGCTGGCCACCCGCGGGGCCCGGGACGACGTGCTGCTGCTGGTGGCCCGCCAGGACCGCCCCGGCCGGGTGGTGGACCTCGGCCGGCGGGGAAGAGGCTAG
- a CDS encoding AIR synthase-related protein — protein MAHRVEVGIRPEFRDPRGEGVAREVREFLHLPVEEVRTLDVYTLDLGLGDDDLAAVGDALVDPVIQEWTLGEPYGPRGFPGFHWAVEVGFLPGVTDNVGRTAKEAVEMRLGRGFSHDRQVYTAVQYLIRGEALTRDQVERLARDLLANELIHRWRVLSAAEFARAGGFPAEVPRVRGGGGGRVGAVDLEIPDEALLALSRQRLLALSLDEMRAIRDHYRDPAVRRLRKDLGLPAGPTDVELECLAQTWSEHCKHKIFNATIEYHDETGTRRTIRSLFKTYIVGATERVRRGKGDRDFCLSVFKDNAGVIAFNQDWSLCFKVETHNSPSALDPYGGALTGIVGVNRDPMGTGMGARLIFNVDTFCFADPFLEGELPPRLLHPRRIYEGVVRGVEHGGNKSGIPTVNGCVVFDDRYLGKPLVYCGTAGLIPREVAGRPGHEKAARPGDRIVMVGGRIGKDGIHGATFSSEELHEGSPATAVQLGDPITQKRLYDFLQIARDRGLYSSITDNGAGGLSSSVGEMAEQSGGARLDLGRAPLKYPGLDPWEILVSESQERMTLAVPPENVEAFLGLAREMRVEATDLGEFTDEGAFHVLHDGRTVAYLPLGFLHEGLPEMRLRARWEKPVHPEPTFPCPGDLTDELTGLLGRLNVCSKESIVRKYDHEVQGGSVVKPFVGVVNDGPSDAAVVRPVLESFEGVVTANGIVPRYSDIDTYAMAAAAVDEAVRNALCVGASLDHLAALDNFCWCDPVASEKNPDGEYKLAQLVRANEALYDLTVAYGIPLISGKDSMKNDYVHGDLKISIPPTLLVSVIGRIEDVRRCVTMDAKRPGDRVYVLGITRPELGGSEYWAAHGFVGNRVPRVRPEETLPLYRGLENAIRRGWVASCHDCSDGGLAVALAETAFSGGLGIEADLSGVPMDRVERDDELLFSESPGRFVVTVRPEHAGAFEEALAGTAFAPVGTVTADPVLVLRGIDGRPVVNARIDELKRAWQAPLAALG, from the coding sequence ATGGCGCATCGAGTGGAGGTGGGGATCCGGCCCGAGTTCCGGGATCCCCGGGGAGAGGGGGTGGCGCGGGAGGTGCGGGAGTTCCTGCACCTGCCCGTGGAAGAGGTCCGCACCCTGGACGTGTACACCCTGGACCTGGGGCTGGGAGACGACGACCTCGCCGCCGTGGGCGACGCCCTGGTGGACCCCGTGATCCAGGAGTGGACCCTGGGCGAGCCCTACGGCCCCCGGGGGTTCCCGGGGTTCCACTGGGCCGTGGAGGTGGGGTTCCTGCCGGGCGTCACCGACAACGTGGGCCGCACGGCCAAGGAGGCGGTGGAGATGCGCCTCGGCCGCGGGTTCTCCCACGACCGTCAGGTGTACACCGCGGTCCAGTACCTGATCCGGGGCGAGGCGCTGACCCGCGACCAGGTGGAGCGGCTGGCCCGCGATCTCCTGGCCAACGAGCTGATCCACCGGTGGCGGGTGCTCTCGGCGGCGGAGTTCGCACGGGCCGGCGGGTTCCCCGCCGAGGTGCCGCGGGTGCGGGGCGGCGGCGGGGGCCGGGTCGGGGCCGTGGATCTGGAGATCCCGGACGAGGCGCTGCTGGCCCTGTCCCGGCAGCGGCTGCTGGCCCTGTCCCTGGACGAGATGCGGGCGATCCGCGACCACTACCGCGACCCGGCGGTCCGCCGCCTCCGGAAGGACCTGGGGTTGCCGGCCGGGCCCACCGACGTGGAGCTGGAGTGTTTGGCCCAGACCTGGTCGGAGCACTGCAAGCACAAGATCTTCAACGCCACCATCGAGTACCACGACGAGACCGGCACCCGCCGGACCATCCGGAGCCTGTTCAAGACCTACATCGTGGGGGCCACGGAGCGGGTGCGCCGGGGCAAGGGGGACCGGGACTTCTGCCTGTCGGTGTTCAAGGACAACGCCGGGGTGATCGCGTTCAACCAGGACTGGAGCCTGTGCTTCAAGGTGGAGACCCACAACTCGCCCTCGGCCCTCGATCCTTACGGCGGGGCGCTCACCGGCATCGTGGGGGTGAACCGTGACCCCATGGGCACCGGCATGGGGGCCCGGCTCATCTTCAACGTGGACACCTTCTGTTTCGCCGACCCGTTCCTCGAGGGCGAGCTGCCCCCTCGGCTCCTGCACCCCCGGCGCATTTACGAGGGCGTGGTGCGAGGGGTGGAGCACGGCGGCAACAAGAGCGGGATCCCCACCGTAAACGGGTGCGTGGTGTTCGACGACCGGTACCTGGGCAAGCCCCTGGTGTACTGCGGCACCGCCGGCCTGATCCCCCGGGAGGTGGCCGGCCGGCCCGGCCACGAGAAGGCCGCCCGGCCGGGGGACCGCATCGTGATGGTGGGGGGCCGCATCGGCAAGGACGGCATCCACGGCGCCACGTTCTCGTCCGAGGAGCTCCACGAGGGGAGCCCGGCCACCGCCGTGCAGCTAGGCGACCCGATCACCCAGAAGCGGCTCTACGACTTCCTGCAGATCGCCCGAGACCGGGGCCTGTACAGCTCGATCACCGACAACGGGGCCGGGGGGCTGTCCTCCAGCGTGGGGGAGATGGCCGAGCAGTCGGGCGGCGCCCGACTGGACCTGGGGCGGGCCCCCCTGAAGTACCCCGGCCTGGACCCCTGGGAGATCCTGGTGTCCGAGTCCCAGGAACGGATGACCCTGGCCGTGCCCCCCGAGAACGTGGAGGCGTTCCTGGGCCTGGCCCGGGAGATGCGGGTGGAGGCCACGGACCTGGGGGAGTTCACCGACGAGGGCGCGTTCCACGTGCTCCACGACGGCCGCACCGTGGCGTACCTGCCCCTCGGGTTCCTGCACGAAGGCCTGCCCGAGATGCGGCTTCGGGCCCGCTGGGAGAAGCCGGTGCACCCCGAGCCCACGTTCCCTTGCCCCGGCGACCTGACCGACGAGCTCACGGGGTTGCTGGGTCGGCTGAACGTCTGCTCCAAGGAGTCGATCGTCCGCAAGTACGACCACGAGGTCCAGGGCGGCAGCGTGGTGAAGCCGTTCGTGGGGGTGGTGAACGACGGCCCTTCGGACGCCGCCGTCGTCCGTCCGGTGCTCGAGAGCTTCGAGGGGGTGGTCACGGCCAACGGGATCGTGCCCCGGTACAGCGACATCGACACCTACGCCATGGCCGCGGCCGCGGTGGACGAGGCCGTGCGAAACGCCTTGTGCGTGGGGGCGAGCCTGGACCACCTGGCGGCGCTGGACAACTTCTGCTGGTGCGACCCGGTGGCGAGCGAGAAGAACCCCGACGGGGAGTACAAGCTGGCCCAGCTGGTCCGGGCCAACGAGGCCCTGTACGACCTCACGGTGGCCTACGGCATCCCGCTCATCTCGGGCAAGGACTCCATGAAGAACGACTACGTGCACGGGGACCTCAAGATCTCCATCCCCCCGACCCTGCTCGTGAGCGTGATCGGCCGAATCGAGGACGTGCGCCGCTGCGTCACCATGGACGCCAAGCGGCCCGGCGACCGGGTGTACGTGCTGGGGATCACCCGGCCTGAGCTGGGGGGGTCGGAGTACTGGGCCGCCCACGGCTTCGTGGGGAACCGGGTGCCCCGGGTCCGGCCCGAGGAGACCCTGCCCCTGTACCGAGGCCTGGAGAACGCCATCCGCCGGGGCTGGGTGGCGTCGTGCCACGACTGCTCGGACGGCGGGCTGGCCGTGGCCCTGGCGGAGACGGCGTTCTCCGGGGGGCTCGGGATCGAGGCCGACCTGTCCGGCGTGCCCATGGACCGGGTGGAGCGGGACGACGAGCTGCTGTTCAGCGAGTCGCCCGGCCGGTTTGTGGTTACGGTGCGGCCCGAGCACGCCGGGGCGTTCGAGGAGGCGCTGGCCGGCACCGCGTTCGCTCCGGTGGGCACGGTGACGGCCGACCCGGTGCTGGTGCTGCGTGGGATCGACGGCCGGCCGGTGGTGAACGCCCGGATCGACGAGCTCAAGCGGGCCTGGCAGGCCCCCCTGGCCGCCCTGGGATGA
- a CDS encoding inositol-3-phosphate synthase yields MGEIRVAIVGVGNCAAALLQGIEYYRRNPAESMGLMHPVVGGYRPWDIRVVAAFDVDERKVGRPVERAILAPPNCIRPICPDLPPTGVTVQMGPVLDGVAPHMADHPADRAFRIARAEPVDVARVLRETGAEILVNYLPVGSEEAARHYARCCLEAGVSFVNCMPVFIVSDPEWGERFRQEGIPCVGDDVKSQVGATVVHRVLARLMAERGAVLERTYQLNTGGNTDFLNMLERDRLRSKKISKTEAVQSVLPEPLPSENIHIGPSDYVAWQNDNKVCFLRMEARGFGGAPIEIEARLSVQDSPNSGGVAVDAIRVCKVARDRGDAGPLLAISAYTMKHPPQQMPEPEARARIEAYLAQGR; encoded by the coding sequence ATGGGTGAGATCCGTGTGGCCATCGTGGGGGTGGGCAACTGCGCGGCGGCCCTCCTCCAGGGGATCGAGTACTACCGCCGGAACCCGGCCGAGTCGATGGGGCTCATGCACCCTGTGGTGGGGGGGTACCGGCCGTGGGACATCCGGGTGGTGGCGGCCTTCGACGTGGACGAACGCAAGGTGGGGCGGCCGGTGGAGCGGGCCATCCTGGCCCCGCCCAACTGCATCCGGCCCATCTGCCCCGACCTGCCGCCGACCGGGGTGACGGTCCAGATGGGGCCCGTGCTCGACGGGGTGGCCCCCCACATGGCCGACCATCCGGCCGACCGGGCGTTCCGGATCGCCCGGGCCGAGCCCGTGGACGTGGCCCGGGTGCTCCGGGAGACCGGGGCGGAGATCCTGGTGAACTACCTGCCGGTGGGCAGCGAGGAGGCGGCCCGGCACTACGCCCGGTGCTGCCTCGAGGCCGGGGTGTCGTTCGTGAACTGCATGCCCGTGTTCATCGTGTCGGACCCCGAGTGGGGGGAGCGGTTCCGGCAGGAGGGCATCCCGTGCGTGGGGGACGACGTCAAGAGCCAGGTGGGGGCCACGGTGGTCCACCGGGTGCTCGCCCGGCTCATGGCGGAGCGGGGCGCCGTGCTGGAACGCACCTACCAGCTCAACACCGGCGGCAACACGGACTTCCTGAACATGCTGGAGCGGGACCGGCTCCGGTCGAAGAAGATCTCCAAGACCGAGGCGGTCCAGTCGGTGCTGCCCGAGCCGCTGCCCAGCGAGAACATCCACATCGGCCCCTCGGACTACGTGGCCTGGCAGAACGACAACAAGGTGTGCTTCCTGCGGATGGAGGCCCGGGGGTTCGGCGGCGCGCCCATCGAGATCGAGGCCCGGCTGTCCGTGCAGGACTCCCCCAACTCCGGGGGCGTGGCCGTGGACGCGATCCGGGTGTGCAAAGTGGCCCGGGACCGGGGCGACGCGGGTCCGCTGCTCGCCATCTCGGCGTACACGATGAAGCACCCCCCCCAGCAGATGCCCGAGCCCGAGGCCCGCGCCCGGATCGAGGCATACCTGGCCCAGGGCCGGTGA
- a CDS encoding fatty acyl-AMP ligase — protein sequence MTDARFPDELAGAATLQQVLDERVRRQGGEVWLTLYAKDRVGCRLTYADLREGAGRWAALLAREGVGPGSAVLLILPTERAFYEAYWGILLAGGVPVPAYPPVRMGRLEEYLDGLARVASTAGVRHLVTNGLIRPLVRPVEDRIGEKVRFLTPGDASAAGDGPRLAVRPDDLALLQFTSGSTGAQKGVMLTHANLLANLRAIAHGIRPGPGDVAVSWLPLYHDMGLIGLMLGSLYFGIPLVACSPIDFLRRPVRWLRMLSDHGGTLTAGPNFAYSLVARKVRDADLAGLDLSALRVALCGAEPIHPSTVEAFTRRFQAVGLRPEAFFPAYGLAENTLAVSFSDLGRPPRLQAVRADRLEAEGRAEPCPRGDGARVLVSVGRPLPTVDVAVVDEADRPVPEGVRGEIVVRGPSVMKGYYGNPEATADTLRGGWLHTGDLGFFLDGHLYVSGRKKDLVIKAGRNYFAEDLEAAAARIEGVKPGGVCAFSVEREDRGTEEVVLVVETRDPHPREGLADEVRAAVASATGCRPDRVVVVPARTLPKTSSGKLQRFRARAWYLDGTLTRRGGERRTTGLGAYLLAWGRDVVQRLRR from the coding sequence ATGACCGACGCCCGCTTTCCTGACGAACTGGCCGGGGCGGCCACCCTTCAGCAGGTGCTGGACGAGCGGGTCCGGCGCCAGGGCGGTGAGGTGTGGTTGACCTTGTATGCCAAGGACCGGGTGGGTTGTCGCCTCACCTACGCCGACCTTCGGGAGGGGGCCGGCCGGTGGGCGGCCCTCCTGGCCCGGGAGGGGGTGGGGCCGGGGAGCGCCGTGCTCCTGATCCTTCCCACGGAGCGGGCGTTCTACGAGGCCTACTGGGGCATCCTCCTGGCGGGGGGGGTGCCGGTGCCGGCCTACCCGCCGGTGCGCATGGGGCGTCTGGAGGAGTACCTGGACGGCCTGGCCCGGGTGGCCTCGACCGCAGGGGTTCGGCACCTGGTGACCAACGGTCTGATCCGGCCCCTGGTCCGACCCGTGGAGGACCGCATCGGCGAGAAGGTGCGGTTCCTGACCCCGGGCGACGCGTCCGCCGCGGGCGACGGACCCCGGTTGGCGGTCCGGCCCGACGACCTGGCCCTGCTCCAGTTCACCTCGGGGTCCACGGGGGCCCAGAAGGGCGTGATGCTGACCCACGCCAACCTCTTGGCCAACCTCCGGGCCATCGCCCACGGAATCCGGCCCGGGCCGGGCGACGTGGCGGTGTCGTGGCTGCCGCTCTACCACGACATGGGGTTGATCGGGCTCATGCTGGGCTCCCTGTACTTCGGCATCCCCTTGGTGGCGTGCTCGCCCATCGACTTCCTGCGGCGGCCGGTGCGGTGGCTGCGCATGTTGTCCGACCACGGGGGCACCCTCACGGCCGGGCCGAACTTCGCCTACAGCCTGGTGGCCCGCAAGGTCCGGGACGCGGATCTCGCCGGCCTGGACCTGTCGGCGCTAAGGGTGGCCCTGTGCGGGGCCGAGCCGATCCACCCCTCCACCGTGGAGGCGTTCACCCGCCGGTTCCAGGCCGTGGGGCTTCGGCCGGAGGCGTTCTTCCCGGCCTACGGCCTGGCGGAGAACACCCTGGCGGTGTCCTTCTCCGACCTGGGCCGTCCCCCACGGCTGCAGGCGGTGCGTGCCGACCGGCTCGAGGCCGAGGGCCGGGCCGAGCCGTGCCCGCGGGGGGACGGTGCCAGGGTGCTGGTGAGCGTGGGGCGGCCGCTGCCCACGGTGGATGTGGCGGTGGTGGACGAGGCCGACCGCCCCGTGCCCGAGGGCGTGCGGGGCGAGATCGTGGTGCGGGGCCCGTCCGTCATGAAGGGGTATTACGGAAACCCCGAGGCCACGGCAGACACCCTCCGGGGCGGGTGGCTCCACACCGGTGACTTGGGGTTCTTCCTGGACGGGCACCTCTATGTGTCGGGCCGGAAGAAGGACCTGGTGATCAAGGCCGGCCGGAACTACTTCGCCGAGGACCTGGAGGCCGCCGCCGCCCGGATCGAGGGGGTGAAGCCCGGCGGGGTGTGCGCCTTCTCCGTGGAGCGGGAGGACCGGGGCACCGAGGAGGTGGTCCTGGTGGTGGAGACCCGGGACCCCCACCCGCGGGAGGGTCTGGCCGACGAGGTGCGGGCGGCCGTGGCCTCCGCCACGGGGTGCCGCCCCGACCGGGTGGTCGTGGTGCCCGCCCGGACCCTGCCCAAGACCTCGTCGGGCAAGCTCCAGCGCTTCCGGGCCCGTGCATGGTACCTGGACGGCACCCTGACCCGCCGGGGCGGAGAGCGCCGCACCACGGGTCTGGGGGCGTACCTGCTGGCGTGGGGCCGGGACGTGGTGCAGCGGCTTCGGCGTTGA
- the purB gene encoding adenylosuccinate lyase yields the protein MIPRYTRPEMAAVWSDENRFRKWLDVEIYACEAWNRLGRIPDEDLRQIREKAAFEVDRIAEIEAEVKHDVIAFLTNVAEHVGPPSRYIHMGMTSSDVLDTALAMLCVEATDRILAQAERLCRVLRRRAHEFKRVPQMGRSHGIHAEPITFGLKLALWYDEMTRNLDRLRRAREIIAVGKISGAVGTFANVDPFVEEYVCERAGLRPARGSTQVVSRDHHAEFFSMLALVGASIEKFSVEIRHLQRTEVLEAEEYFSAGQKGSSAMPHKRNPIATENLTGCARLLRSYAQAALENVALWHERDISHSSVERVIAPDATTLLHYMLHRFTNVIENLVVYPERMERNLNLTGGLIYSQRVLLKLVEKGVRREDAYRMVQRNAMRVWEEGADYKALLRQDPDVGRLLSAEEIDEAFDIGYHLKHVDTIFQRIFGEDDS from the coding sequence ATGATCCCTCGCTACACCCGGCCCGAGATGGCCGCCGTATGGTCCGACGAGAACCGGTTCCGCAAGTGGCTCGACGTGGAGATCTACGCCTGCGAGGCGTGGAACCGCCTGGGCCGGATCCCGGACGAGGATCTGCGGCAGATCCGGGAGAAGGCCGCGTTCGAGGTGGACCGGATCGCCGAGATCGAGGCCGAGGTCAAGCACGACGTGATCGCGTTCCTGACCAACGTGGCCGAGCACGTGGGTCCCCCGTCCCGCTACATCCACATGGGCATGACCTCGTCCGACGTGCTCGACACGGCCCTGGCGATGCTGTGCGTCGAGGCCACCGACCGGATCCTGGCCCAGGCCGAGCGGCTGTGCCGGGTGCTCCGGCGCCGGGCCCACGAGTTCAAACGGGTGCCCCAGATGGGCCGGTCCCACGGCATCCACGCCGAGCCGATCACCTTCGGGCTGAAGCTCGCTCTTTGGTACGACGAGATGACCCGCAACCTGGATCGGCTCCGCCGCGCCCGCGAGATCATCGCCGTGGGCAAGATCTCGGGGGCCGTGGGCACCTTTGCCAACGTGGACCCGTTCGTGGAGGAGTACGTGTGCGAGCGGGCGGGCCTGCGGCCGGCGCGGGGCTCGACCCAGGTGGTCAGCCGGGACCACCACGCCGAGTTCTTCAGCATGCTGGCCCTGGTGGGCGCCAGCATCGAGAAGTTCAGCGTGGAGATCCGGCACCTGCAGCGCACCGAGGTGCTGGAGGCCGAGGAGTACTTCTCGGCGGGCCAGAAGGGCTCGTCGGCCATGCCCCACAAGCGCAATCCCATCGCCACCGAGAACCTCACCGGCTGCGCCCGGCTCCTGCGCTCGTACGCCCAGGCCGCCCTGGAAAACGTGGCCCTGTGGCACGAGCGCGACATCTCCCACTCCAGCGTCGAGCGGGTCATCGCGCCCGACGCCACCACCCTGCTCCACTACATGCTGCACCGGTTCACAAACGTGATCGAGAACCTCGTCGTGTACCCCGAGAGGATGGAGCGGAACCTGAACCTCACCGGCGGGCTCATCTACAGCCAGCGGGTGCTCCTGAAGCTGGTGGAGAAGGGGGTCCGCCGAGAGGACGCCTACCGCATGGTCCAGCGCAACGCCATGAGGGTGTGGGAGGAGGGCGCCGACTACAAGGCGCTGCTGCGCCAGGACCCGGACGTGGGCCGGCTTTTGTCGGCCGAGGAGATCGACGAGGCGTTCGACATCGGCTACCATCTCAAGCACGTGGACACGATCTTCCAGCGGATCTTCGGGGAGGACGATTCGTAG
- a CDS encoding lysophospholipid acyltransferase family protein, producing MGWRRTAGIVAAALASPVFGLWARWGGWRRAMPAWARFCAAALALRVDRRGPAPPPAGLVAANHVGYLDILCLAATVPGRFVAKDEIHGWALFGALARCGGTVFLDRDRPRDCLPWVDELTRLLAGGERVVLFPEAGVSADGKTLGTFRPMLFEAAMRTGAPVIPVAVRYLEPPDPRVWAWIDEPDLWRHMRTRLVPAGPIRAEVRVAPPLDPARFPDRKALAAAARQTVAEMWRGETAGPKAPDRPPTTEGPP from the coding sequence ATGGGATGGAGGCGCACCGCCGGAATCGTCGCCGCCGCCCTGGCCTCACCGGTGTTCGGTCTGTGGGCCCGGTGGGGCGGGTGGCGCCGGGCGATGCCGGCGTGGGCCCGGTTCTGCGCCGCGGCGCTGGCCCTCCGGGTCGACCGGAGGGGGCCGGCGCCGCCGCCGGCCGGGCTGGTGGCCGCGAACCACGTGGGCTACCTGGACATCCTGTGCCTGGCGGCGACGGTGCCGGGCCGGTTCGTGGCCAAGGACGAGATCCATGGGTGGGCCCTGTTCGGAGCCCTGGCCCGGTGCGGGGGGACGGTGTTCCTCGACCGGGACCGGCCCCGGGACTGCCTGCCCTGGGTGGACGAGCTGACCCGGCTGTTGGCCGGGGGGGAGCGGGTCGTCCTGTTCCCCGAGGCCGGGGTCTCGGCCGACGGGAAGACCCTGGGAACGTTTCGGCCCATGCTGTTCGAGGCGGCCATGCGCACGGGTGCGCCCGTGATCCCGGTGGCGGTGCGCTACCTGGAGCCCCCCGACCCGCGGGTGTGGGCGTGGATCGACGAGCCGGACCTGTGGCGGCACATGCGGACCCGACTGGTCCCCGCGGGCCCGATCCGGGCCGAGGTGCGGGTGGCTCCGCCCCTGGACCCGGCCCGGTTCCCCGACCGAAAGGCCCTGGCCGCGGCCGCCCGGCAGACGGTGGCGGAGATGTGGCGGGGCGAGACGGCTGGGCCGAAGGCCCCAGACCGACCACCGACGACCGAAGGACCCCCATGA
- a CDS encoding CDP-alcohol phosphatidyltransferase family protein, translated as MLAGGPAERAFRGVLQALVVGPLTRRGVSPDTLTGAGLVLSAVAGGLAWAWPVAAGVTVLVGGVMDALDGSLARAAGKATRAGAFLDSTLDRYGEFLVLAGLWLRASATDHPLAAGAFALAAVQGALMVSYARARAEGLGHPLRGGWFERPERVLLMALGLLASPWEGALGLGRGGAALATLAVLAAGANATALDRIRRGRRALRAGEG; from the coding sequence ATGCTGGCCGGAGGCCCGGCGGAGCGGGCGTTCCGGGGCGTGCTCCAGGCCCTGGTCGTGGGGCCCCTGACGCGTCGGGGCGTGTCCCCGGACACGCTGACCGGGGCCGGGCTGGTCCTGTCGGCCGTGGCTGGGGGGCTCGCCTGGGCCTGGCCCGTGGCGGCCGGGGTCACGGTGTTGGTGGGGGGCGTGATGGACGCCCTGGACGGTTCCCTGGCCCGGGCCGCCGGCAAGGCGACCCGGGCCGGCGCATTTCTGGACTCCACCCTGGATCGATACGGCGAGTTCCTGGTGCTTGCGGGTCTGTGGCTGCGCGCCTCGGCCACGGATCACCCCCTGGCGGCCGGCGCGTTCGCCCTGGCCGCGGTCCAGGGGGCGCTGATGGTCAGCTATGCCCGGGCCCGGGCCGAGGGGCTGGGGCATCCGCTGCGGGGGGGATGGTTCGAGCGGCCGGAGCGGGTGCTCCTGATGGCCCTGGGGCTCCTGGCGAGCCCGTGGGAGGGGGCGTTGGGGCTGGGGCGGGGCGGGGCGGCCCTGGCCACCCTGGCCGTGCTGGCCGCGGGGGCCAACGCCACGGCCCTGGACCGGATCCGGCGGGGCCGCCGGGCCCTGCGGGCGGGGGAGGGGTAG
- a CDS encoding phosphoribosylaminoimidazolesuccinocarboxamide synthase, with translation MTQTVYETNLEGLRLVSRGKVRDIYDLGEHLLIVTTDRLSAYDVILPTPIPGKGEVLTRLSVHWFGRTQDLVPNHLVSADPAEFPEPARRHAEVLAGRSMLVKKAKPLPVECIVRGYLSGSGWKDYQRTGAVCGIPLPEGLRESERLPEPIFTPSTKAEVGDHDENIPFSRVEELIGPDLARRVRDLALAVYQRGADEAADKGILIADTKMEFGLLGDELILIDELLTPDSSRFWRAADYRVGVPQESLDKQYVRDYLSGLDWDKTPPGPELPPEVVTETSRRYREILGILTGQLP, from the coding sequence ATGACCCAGACCGTGTACGAGACGAACCTGGAGGGGCTTCGGCTGGTGAGCCGGGGCAAGGTGCGCGACATCTACGATCTCGGGGAGCACCTCCTGATCGTGACCACCGACCGGCTGAGCGCCTACGACGTGATCCTGCCCACCCCGATCCCCGGCAAGGGCGAGGTGCTGACCCGGCTGTCGGTTCACTGGTTCGGCCGCACCCAAGACCTGGTGCCCAACCACCTGGTTTCGGCCGATCCGGCCGAGTTCCCCGAACCGGCCCGGCGCCACGCCGAGGTTTTGGCGGGCCGGAGCATGCTGGTCAAGAAGGCGAAGCCCCTGCCGGTGGAGTGCATCGTCCGGGGCTACCTGAGCGGCTCCGGGTGGAAGGACTACCAGAGGACCGGGGCGGTGTGCGGGATTCCCCTTCCGGAGGGGCTCCGGGAGTCCGAACGGCTCCCCGAGCCGATCTTCACCCCCTCCACCAAGGCCGAGGTGGGCGACCACGACGAGAACATCCCGTTCTCCCGGGTCGAGGAGCTGATCGGTCCGGACCTGGCCCGGCGGGTGCGCGACCTGGCCCTGGCCGTGTACCAGAGGGGGGCGGACGAGGCGGCCGACAAGGGGATCCTGATCGCCGACACCAAGATGGAGTTCGGGCTGCTCGGGGACGAGCTGATCCTGATCGACGAGCTGCTCACCCCGGACTCGTCCCGGTTCTGGCGGGCCGCCGACTACCGGGTGGGGGTGCCGCAGGAGAGTCTGGACAAGCAGTACGTGCGCGACTACCTGTCGGGTCTCGACTGGGACAAGACCCCGCCGGGCCCGGAGCTGCCCCCGGAGGTGGTGACCGAGACCTCCCGCCGATACCGGGAGATCCTCGGCATCCTCACCGGACAGCTCCCGTAG